The Lagopus muta isolate bLagMut1 chromosome 28, bLagMut1 primary, whole genome shotgun sequence genome includes the window TTGTATAAAATTAAGTACCAcacttatttatttcagtgtactCATCTGTAagctctgtgaaaagaaaattacagagcAATTTAAATACATACCATTTGCATAGCAATTAATTTGAAAGACTCAAACAAGGCAAAAAGTACTCCTGGAAAAGACTAACTTTGAGGGAAAAAGTGAACACAATCTGACTTTCTTACGATATTCTGAAAATTTCTTTCAGCaaaaaattttctttgcaaactaATGAATTATTGATATAaatttacagggaaaaaaagggactgtaaacattaaaaaaaaaaaaaaaaatcaatctcaAAAAGCTATAAAAGGGAGATGTAAGAAAATACCTCTCAGGCTTAAGGTACTATATACTGCATTGCTTTTAATGAGGAATGAGAATGTTCTACTGACAAGTAACAACAGCTGAAGGCTTTCCCTCCCTACTGTAATACTGAAGTAACATGCACTGCATTCAGGTCATGGATTTGCAGAGGTGGTGAGTGACTGGACAGGCCTCTGCTTACAGATGACTGACGCACAGCACAAGCAGTCAAATTATAGCCCCTCCATCCCCTTATTCggctggtttttttcttccttcacccTACATCCCTCAACTTCAGTACGCTTCAAAGCCATTGCTTGTTAGTTATACTGAAGGTAACCTGTCAGAAGAGCaggattcatttttaaatatgctcCAAATTGAGGGGGCActacagagcagcagtttgTATTCCACTCTTTATCAAGGAACTAATGACAGAAAATCATTAGGAGTTAATTTTTCCTAAGCACCTGTTTAGGGATCCCCAGCTCTACATTCAGTTTTAAGTCCTGATCTCTGAAGAATACTGCAAATAGCACAGTTGCTGCTCATTTTacttttagggaaaaaaaaacttacaatataaaattaaatatggctttttttctccccaccacTTTCCTTCTGATTTACGAAAAGTAAACTGAATACTTCTTCAGGAAACAATAAAGAGTATTAAATATTATAGAAAGTTATTCATGTTCAATTTCACAAACTGAAATGTGATTTAGTCCATCATGtatcaatttaaaaaagaatttcaagtATTACCTTCAAGATTCCAATAAGTATAGTCCAGAAAACAGACTCTTCATCCTGAGATTCATCTTCTGTAGAGTGCAAGTATTTCTGGCTTGCCTCCATCTCCTCTGGATTGTAGGAAGCCTCGCCAAATGGATGCTGTACGACTGTTCGATCATAGTAGACTTTCATTTCAAACTCACTTTCCTGGTGGGAGGGATGCCCATAAATCCCTATTCCCACTGGTCGGCAGAAGTGTGCTGCTATGTGGACAACGTCTTGGCTACAAGTAACAGACTGTAACTCGTACTCGTCAAAGCTGGGGTGAAGAGTCATATCAGATACATAAATCTGCATCACCTTTTCAACTCTGCATCTGAAGTACTATCTTTCCCTCATGATTTAGTCTCAAGTAGCTGCAGTTTCCTGctccaatctggccttgaacaacaTGAAGAAGAATCCATTCTTCAGGTACATCCTCTTCCTCAAAGGTATTTACCAAACATAGTACTCAAGCTGCCACAAATACTATCAGGATTCTCCTCCAGCGTGAGGCTCTTACGTTTTATTCTGATTCTTCCTATTGTCAAGTCCAGTACTCTGCCAACACAAAACGATTTAGAGTTAGTATATTTCATTCCTGGATGGAATCAGTTTTTGTTCACACCAAATCAAGCAACTTCAATAAAAGCTGGTTATTTACTGAGAAAACACAACGTGCTAAATGATGTGTAGATTGTTTCTCCGCCCAAAAGCAGCATATTGTCACTGAAGAAGCATGTGTGCACTTTCAAGTTCTTGTTACTATATGAACACTCAGCTCTTTACAGCACTTACCTACACgacagctcaggctgctggggcagggcagAGAGGGAAGGGGCTGTTACACAGTCAAGGCTCCCGCACCCTTTCCTCTCCCTCGTTGCACGCTGCTGCCCAGGCAGCCTCAGCACAACAGCTGCACTCAATGCACGAGCTCTAAACCTTGCCAAAGACTTCCAAAGAATGCAGCTGACCGAATTTAAATGCCAGTCAAGGGTGCTTTGAAGCTTCAGATGGCTTCCATCACTTCGTGCCTTCTGCAAAGACTGTACAATTACCTTAAAAATGACAGCTACTACTACACTGTTGGTAACCCGGTAGCATCAAAACAAACCGCATGACTCCCGCTGAAACGTCACTTAAATCGCACGGGTTTTACAGCTAACAGACGGAGGAACAACAGCACACCAACTTTTCTACAGCTCCCAGCTTACGGTCCCACGGGCCACAAGGCCCCAATTCTGCAACGACAGCATACAAGAGAACAGCCCCGCCCTCGTAACCttccaaaccaacaaaaaccccTCCGAACAGCGACAGAAAAACAGCCTTCTACCTTTCGCGGCGCAGCCCACCTCCAACCCGCCCCGGGGCTTCGGCGACTGCGAGGCCGCGGCTCCGTAGACGTgcggcagggcagggcagggcagggcggcGCGGAGAAATCCCGCCCCAAGGCGGGCCGGCACACCCGGACGGCAGcggcagcacagaggcagcgCGGAGGCCGATCTCAAAGAGCCTCCGGGCCCGGCGCCGCCCCTCTCGCTTCGCCGCTCCTCCCGAACCCGGCCCGGACAGCGGCGCGAGGAGCGGGCGCCGCCTCCCAGCCCCGCCCCGCAACCGCCCCGCAACCGCCGCccctcgccgccgccgccgccgccgccgcctctccCGCGCACCGCGGCAggcgggccgggcggggctGCGCGCTAGCAGCAGACTGAGCTTTCTGCTATCGCGAGAGTTGGGCGGCACGCGCGGCCGTCGCTCTGGCAACCCGCTCCGCCCACCTGCTCCCGTGTGACTGCGCAACGCGCAGCGGCTCTTGTCCCTCTCGGCGACCCGTCGGCAGCGATGCAGTTGCCATAGTGACCTCCCTCGAGCTCTCTCTCCCCGCCCGTTGCTCGGCTGCTGGGCGGCTTCGTCCCGATCCCGCGCAGTTCGGAGGTCGGGACGCACCCCGAGCCGCCAGCGGTGCCCCGCTGGAGGATGGAAAGCGAGGGCGACAGTTGTTCgtggggaaggagagaagacCCTGAGGTCGTCCACGAGGGTTCAAGTCCAGGTTGCCGGAATGCCTCGTCCAGGTGGCGTGCGGACACCAGCACTGCGCCTTCCCGCTGAATCGCAACGAGCTGTGCGTCTGCAAtacagctggcagccctgctgcacaggtAACAACGCCTCCCGCTGTATGCTGTAGGAAGGCATGGAGAAAAAATCATTGTTAAAAATGATGTTGATTTGCCTATCATTTAATGTGTAGGAATTGGGTTTTGTACTCACAAAACTCACGTTGCCACAGTGAATGTGCAAAGCTACAtattattaaaacatattatttaaaaaaaaaacacaaaaaaacgCTCgtaaagaaatgagaatgttttaaatacttttataatGAATGTTATCAGTACACTTTAATCCATGCAAGTATAACATAGAGTTTCAGGGAATGATTCAGGGAGTGGGCATGAAATTGGACTAAAAATTCAGGGGAAACAAACATGGAAATTAATTAGAGTCACTTAGTGGGAGATCAGTAGACAGTCTgtgtatatttaatataaagacATTTGAAAGCCAGATTCACTGCTGCTAGATTTCCTTCTTCACCTTTCTGTCTCTGTCCACACGCTCTTCAGCAGATGCTGTGTAGACTGTCTCTGCCCAGACTGCTCTCTGCACAGTcttgaactattttttttcacgTTATTTTTATCAAATGTCAGGAAGTTGAGTTCTTTATGTGATTCATCTCTCCATGCTGATAAACCTTGATACCTTAATCTGTTATAGAAAGACTCCTCAGTGTCTAGAGTAAAACCTAGAAAAAGACATCTGTAGCTGTTGTGGCTGTGTTCTGGTTAGTTTGCAGCCTATGGAATCCTAAGACTTGATAAGATGTCCAAAATCTGTACAGTGTTGAAGGCAGCATCATAAAATGTGGGTCTGCAGAACGACTGAGATGAACATAATGATGTGGTGATAAGAGGGATGAAAAATGTCTGTTCTCAGAGCCATTCTTCTCATCCTACTATGCAATGATTTGTAGTGGTGTACTCCCCCGTTCAGCCTTTTCCCAGAGAAGAATTAAAaccaggagaagaaaagtctCCCTTGCTTAGTGGTTGAGTGGctgaaatattcataaaaaatattcagaaatatttttcaaatctctgctctgctgggtttgAATCAGGATTTCCTGTCTCCAAAATGAACAAGGCACTACTAGGTTCTCTAGACATGCCATTCTGCTACATAAATTCTATCCTTGACATCAGTGAGATTTGATATGCATGCTTATTATTAGTGTTGCAAAGAGTACCATATCTGGTCTAGGTAAGGAGGTAGATGGAGAAATCTTCCTGGTATAtagttctgtgctttgctttccaatAACCTAGTctaattggactagatgatcttccaACCCatattgttttatattattaaatGATGGGTTACTCTGTATATTTTCCTGACAGATACTGGTATAAATGTCTTGTTAGATAGCTGCTGTGCAATGTTTGTGAGAATCTTGCTGCATCAGAGTTTTAGATTTTGCTAAATCtcagtaataataaaattgcTGCAGGGTTGACACCTCAAGGAATTATTATTGGAACTCTTCTGAGATTGGTTCTTCATGTAAGATTTAGTCCAGATGATCAACAGGTGGCAGTATGTGCTGGAAATCGAATCTACATGTTAAGTGCAAAGGTGAGATGCCATTCTTTGTAGCCacagtgctgttgtttcttaaagTTCATCACTGTCAATAAAATCATGATGTGGTGCTGTATGCATTCATATTCttgtttagaagaaaacaaatacaaatgaatgCTGAATAGCATTATCAATGACACGTCATAAAAATGATGACAGAGTAAAGTGTTGAAGTTAAACGATATCTCAGTGttatgaaaacatctgaaaaattacTCCTTTATCACTCactttgaaaaagcaaatgcaacaTGTGGTGTTTTCTGCCAGCAGAATGATATACGTGGCTATATTTGGCTTAAGAAAATCTTGTTGAATTTATAATTTGAACCTAAGTCTGATGTTATTTTTAGCAATAATTCTTAGTTATTAAGACCTTGAATTAATTgccagttttgttttgaaatctgttttgcttttattttgactttccTATTCGTAGAATGAAGCCATAGAAGTTAAACTGAATGGCCACCTGGCTCCAGTGACTGCTGCTGAGTTTTGCACGTGGGAGAAAAATATGCTTCTATTGGTGTCTGAAGACAGAAGCTTCAAGGCAAGGAAATTCTtgagctgcattttaaaaaaaataatagaattaatgaatttttgaattaatgttgttttttttttcctaaaaatatttgctgaaagcTAAGCAAAAGTCATCTTTGATATTATAGAGACCAAGatattgtttttaagaattGCTTGCAAAGTTatcataaaaattaattatttttatttatttatctatttctaATGACAATGAAGGTTTTTCATAGTCAAAACAGTATAGTGAAGTGTTAACTTTGGTGATTTTTATTATCTGGCAAATAAACTCTGGCACTTATCGATTAAACAGAGCCCGACACAATAAGGaggcaaacaaataaacaaaccctGTGGAAAACAACCTTCCAATATTGCATCGCTTTCAGTGGCTGCATTTCCACGTTTTCACCACTTGATGGcctttaaaagttttttttttccttaaagatctAAGTAGGTGCCTatcttattttgttcttccCTATAGGTATGGGACTATTCTACTGGACTGTTAATGTATCAGTCAGGGATATTAACAggtaaattttccttttttatataCTTTTGCACAGCAAAATGTATCGAtctgaacaataaaataaaatcagtatgTAGGTGTTTAGTTGATctagtaaaaatatttctagtaaACTATATGCTAGCtcatatattttcctttaaagtgGGTAGGTagtttcagtgtatttttataaacagTTCTTGTACAGAATATGCGTTTAACTGTTGGCATTTACTGAGATGTGCAAATAGTTCTATTGtctatgtgcttttttttttttccaagttttttgtaggaaatgcaaagaaaagaaatactgtaagTGTACCATGTGTAGGTTTACTAGCAGGGCTTGTTGAAGGCATACATCGACTTTAAAAtcaaaagctgtgttttatagaaagatgagaacaaaaggagaggaggaCAAGCATCTGTGCAGCAAGGACGCTCCTCTCCAACAGAACTTTTCCTGAGAGTAACCATATGGTTTTCACCAGAACATGCTCCAATTCTGTGCTGGTTGTTCTTGCTTATGGTGCAATTAGAGCAGTTGGAGCACACTTCGACTGGGGGAAGGAACTACATGGGAAATGGTTGTTAAGCTTTGTGCTTATCTATTATTAGATGCCTCAAAGCAAAGGGAGAGCTCAAACCTATggtaggaaagaagaggaagaaggaatgaCTCCCCTCTGAGCCTGTGGCAGTTGCTTTGATTGAACTGGTTTGTGGTAGCAAGGCCATGAGAATAGCAGTAGGTGATCTGACAACGGGGCTCTGAAAAATATTGCTGCTTAAGCCTGGGTGAAAGGGTGCAGCAAACCACGGCCTCTGCAGTGTAGATAGAAGGTTACTGAAAATCACAGCCATAGCATTTTAGGAAGGCAGGCTACAGATCTAGAAATGGAAAACccactgcaacaaaaaaaaagcgAAGACCCTTTGCCttagggttttgttgttgttgttgttgttttgttttgtttttacctttctCTATAAATAGGAGCTAGcaattttgaataaaatttctGATTCCTGTGTATTCTGGAACTGATTGCAACTTTTTTGGAACAGAATTTCCTTTGCTAAGTCTACTAATTGACGACGAAAAGAGACAGATCATCACTGGATGTGCTGAAGGACAGGTAGTagacaaaacaaataatctCTCTGTGACAAAATAGTCAACAATCATTAATTTATCTATCAAGAAGCATCACAATTTGCATGCTAGTTTTAAAATGCTACAACAATTATTTTAGCAAACATAACAGTGTAACACCTTTAttacaaaatgcaatttttttctcaaaaccATGAAAGTTTTTAGAACTGCAATCAGTGAGTATATGTACACTGAGATACTATATgtatctgttttaaaagaaaaaagatgaaaagcagaattctcattttttggccaagaaaaaaacaaataaccatAAATGGGAGAGACCATGATTTTAATGTGGTGGAAttctaagaaaaatgtaataaatgtaCTTGAAGCACTTGAATTCTTCTTTAATTTAATGCTAGGAATaaattaatctgattttttttctgtggcataTTGAAGCTCTCTTCCTTCAGTGTAAGTGTTCAATGGGTCATGAAGAAtgttaaatatgtaaatatggTGATGCCTAAAAAGACAAAGGTATCAATGAGATTAACTTATGTGGCCCATTAAGCAATTGCACGCAGGTAGCCTAGGATTTTTAACTGTAGGTGAGTCTGTGAggagttgtttttaaaagacataAACATATGGGAATTAGACATGCTGTTCAAATTGATAATGGCTTCTTCTGCTAATAATGAAATTACCTTTGAAAAGTTTGGGATGTAGATAgatgtaatttaatttctggTCCCAGGTAAGATGAGTAAAAATTCATTACTTACATAAGCAGAGTTCAGTACTGAACCTCTAGCTCATATTTGTATAATTTCATtgcagttgcttttcttttgttttctttcagctttggaTCTTCAGTTTAAGCAGTGATCATAGTTACCGTTGTGTGGCACATACGGACTtaaagaaagagcaagagaaattCTATAATAAAATCTGGAAATCTGAAGAAGAATTAGGTAGCATAGTGCTTCTAGTATGCtggttttgctgtatttcaatTGTTATTGACTACTGAGTGTGTGTGCCTTTTATGCCATGAAAGGTTCGTGTAAGTGATGGAGTTTTGAATCTCAGTCACGTGGAATGTTTGACTGAAGTTGATATGAAGGTGGGGGTTGGCATACAGGGAGGAATTACGCATATGTGTCTCTAATAACATCTTGGATAATGTATCTGCTTGTAAATCATTGCATGATACATGTGAGAATAAAATCAATTCCTAAAAAAGATAATCCATTGTCAAAATGGAGTACCATTTCTCCGTTACCTTTGGAGCTTCTAAGAATCTTCTATTTTACGCTGCGTTATGTTATTTTATGCTATATGTTTTGCTATGCTATGTTGTTTTACGTTTAGACCAGAGCCCCCATGATATATTATTTAACTGACAGTGGTATTTTTATAACACTGAGTACTTATAAATGAATAACGATTGCACCTCAGCAAGGTGATTCTCTGGCTCAAGACATCTCCAtcttttgaaatggaaagattGTGTGGTCTTATTTCATGCTATTTTACTGCATTACTTTTAATTCTCTCTTAAATCCCTTCTGTTTGccttatttcattgttttgttgaCTGATGTTAttgttgattgttttttttttaggtgaaaGGCAAAATGCTTCTgagctttgcaaaacaaacagcatgaaaCCAGAGGGGTCAGTGGAAGCATCATTGCCTGTTCTCCTAATTGAACACTGTGACTATTCAGTATGTTTccacaatgaagaaaatatgtgAGTCCTTTAAAATATCACCAGGTTCTTAGGTTATTTTCACTGCATCAATTTTAATtgaaactttttcctttaaactacagattttaaaaatgcatttgaaatctTCTATGGGATGGcttattatttttgtcatattGGAATCAAGTTAGCTAGTATTACTGTGTCTtatatagtaaaaaaaaaaaaagctttttatcaTACTCaggtatgttttctttttcttttttctaaaataatgtaTCAAAGTGCAAGACCAGTTTTGAAGGGTAGGTAATATAGCAACTGCTTTAGAGGAGGAAcaaatttaaatgaattctATCGTGAATATGTTTTGTAACTGCTTCTCTTATAACTTTAGTTAGGAGTATCTATGGAACTAAAACACACTGTAAATTTGCTGTAAAATGATTGTAGCAAGTGATTCAGATCTTCATCTGCAATTCTAATAAGAAAAATAGCTGAATGTGACACAGTGAGTTTTCATAATTTCATATCATATGCCTCATTTACTTCTAACGTTGTGTTGTCTTGAGCCTGATCAAGTTTAGTGTAATGGAGTTAAATAGAATATACAtgaaaaggttgcccagagaggctacTGAGATacggagatattcaagacctgtctggatgcctacctatGCAATCTATTGTAGGGCACCTGCGTtagcaggggaattggactcaatcttttgaggtctcttccaacccctgcaattctgtgatggTTATTTGATGAGTGAATTCATAGTCATTGTGGACACAAGAGCTAATGTTTTTAAGAAGCTGGCATTTTTTGGTTAATTGATGTGGTGTGTTACATGGGAATattacacacatttttttctctttctactaTATAAAATCATTCTTCTGTGTGttgcaaacatgaaaataaaggatgaatgctatttttcttctttttcttaaactgtTTCTTAAACTTTTAAT containing:
- the LOC125685455 gene encoding WD repeat-containing protein 27-like codes for the protein MPRPGGVRTPALRLPAESQRAVRLQYSWQPCCTGLTPQGIIIGTLLRLVLHVRFSPDDQQVAVCAGNRIYMLSAKNEAIEVKLNGHLAPVTAAEFCTWEKNMLLLVSEDRSFKVWDYSTGLLMYQSGILTEFPLLSLLIDDEKRQIITGCAEGQLWIFSLSSDHSYRCVAHTDLKKEQEKFYNKIWKSEEELGERQNASELCKTNSMKPEGSVEASLPVLLIEHCDYSVCFHNEENIKNKEYPLESSPPINCEAETSVIFNQLQFVAFSILGKEMFQRAVGFAQFYFMDTFILLCCGAEFHL